ACGGCGGCAGCCACCGTCTGCGGCTCGTGTGGCTGGGCCGGCGCCGCGTGCCAGGGATCGACGTCGGCACGCGCCTGCGCGTTGAGGGCATGGTCTCCCTTCGGGGCGGCCTGCCCACCATGTTCAACCCACGCTACGAGATCATTGGAACGCAGGAGGGCTAGTTGCCAAGGACCACACCCGACGACGACGGCACAGCCGCACCGGCCACGCCCGCCCTCCCCGGCGCGGACGATCCCCGGTCCGCAGGCGCCGCGGCAACCGATGCCCGCGCCGGCCTGGAACAGGCCCTGGCCGCACGGTCCGCGCTGGTGCGCAAGGACAGCGGCGAAATCGACCTGCTGGCCGCCGCCGGCGGCATCCGCGGCATCGCCGAAAGCGTGCTGCCGGGGCTCGTGTTCCTGACGGTCTTCACACTCACCGGCAACCTGACCTGGTCGCTGGGCGGTTCCGTTGCCGTGGCGGCCGCCTTCCTGGTGGCGCGGCTGGCGCAGCGCACACCGCTGACCATGGCACTGGCGGGGATCGCGGGGGTGGCGCTGTCCGCCTTCCTCGCGCTGAAGACGGGGAAGGCGGAGAACTACTATGCCGTCGGGTTCTTCACCAACGCCGGCTACATTGCGGCCATGGTGGTTTCCATTGCCGTCCGCTGGCCCGTGCTGGGCCTGTTGTTTGGCTACGCCCGCAACGAGGGCGTGCAGTGGCGCAAGAAGCCCGCGCGCCTGCGCGCCTACCGGGCTGCCACCTGGATCATCGTCGGCGTGATGGCGGCGCGGCTCGCCGTCCAGCTGCCGTTGTATTACGCGGGGGCCGTCGACGCCCTCGGCGCCATGCGCCTGCTCATGGGCGTGCCGCTGTACGCCTTCGGCCTCTGGACCGCGTGGCTGGTGAGCCGGCCGGTGAAGGCCGGCTGACCGCCCGCGGCGCAGACCGGCCGCCTAGCGTCCGGGCCGGCCCGCCCGGCCGTCGGACGACAGCAGGGCCCGCAACCCGTCCTCGGCGGCGATGGTGGAAA
This genomic stretch from Arthrobacter dokdonellae harbors:
- a CDS encoding DUF3159 domain-containing protein — translated: MPRTTPDDDGTAAPATPALPGADDPRSAGAAATDARAGLEQALAARSALVRKDSGEIDLLAAAGGIRGIAESVLPGLVFLTVFTLTGNLTWSLGGSVAVAAAFLVARLAQRTPLTMALAGIAGVALSAFLALKTGKAENYYAVGFFTNAGYIAAMVVSIAVRWPVLGLLFGYARNEGVQWRKKPARLRAYRAATWIIVGVMAARLAVQLPLYYAGAVDALGAMRLLMGVPLYAFGLWTAWLVSRPVKAG